A single Capricornis sumatraensis isolate serow.1 chromosome 20, serow.2, whole genome shotgun sequence DNA region contains:
- the LOC138097149 gene encoding zinc finger protein 772-like isoform X2: MAAAVLTDPAQQGNVTFEDVFVSFSQEEWGLLDEAQRLLYREVMLENFALMASLGCWHGMEEEDEIHFEQSISVKRVSKGMIPKMILSSQKAHPCETSGPILRDVLHVAEHQETRPGQKSYLCVACGKQLWFSANFPLHSQYSGEKPCRRDVHRALLVSSCPVQSLKTPFTTREGCEDFPTSSSMFQQHYPLSKWNPQSDTHCAEVFHSGQKHYECSECGKAFSRKDSLVQHQRVHTGERPYKCSECGKTFSRKPILAQHQRIHTGEMPYECGICGKVFNHSSNLIVHQRVHTGARPYKCSECGKAYSHKSTLVQHESIHTGERPYECSECGKYFGHKYRLIKHWSVHTGARPYECIACGKFFSQSSDLIAHQRVHNGEKPYVCSECGKAFSHKHVLMQHLRIHTGERPYKCSECGKAFRQRASLIRHWKVHAGERP; the protein is encoded by the exons CAG GGGAATGTGACCTTTGAGGACGTGTTCGTGTCCTTCTCCCAGGAGGAGTGGGGGCTCCTTGATGAGGCTCAGAGGCTCTTGTACCGCGAAGTGATGCTGGAGAACTTTGCACTGATGGCCTCACTGG GTTGTTGGCATGGAATGGAGGAGGAGGATGAGATCCATTTTGAGCAGAGCATTTCTGTGAAAAGAGTGTCTAAGGGCATGATTCCTAAGATGATTCTGTCTTCCCAGAAGGCCCATCCCTGTGAGACATCTGGCCCAATCTTGAGAGATGTTCTGCACGTGGCTGAGCACCAAGAAACACGTCCTGGGCAGAAATCATACctgtgtgtggcatgtgggaaacAGCTGTGGTTCAGTGCAAACTTCCCCCTCCACAGTCAGTACAGTGGAGAGAAACCCTGCAGGAGGGACGTGCACAGGGCCCTTCTTGTGAGCAGCTGCCCTGTCCAGTCGTTGAAGACACCTTTTACCACGAGGGAGGGTTGTGAGGATTTCCCAACCAGCTCAAGCATGTTTCAGCAGCATTACCCTCTTAGCAAGTGGAACCCACAAAGTGACACCCACTGTGCAGAGGTCTTTCACAGTGGACAAAAGCATTATGAGTGCAGCgaatgtgggaaggccttcagCCGCAAGGACTCACTTGTTCAGCACCAAAGAGTCCACACTGGAGAGAGGCCTTACAAGTGCAGCGAATGTGGGAAAACCTTTAGCCGCAAACCCATACTTGCGCAGCACCAGAGGATCCACACTGGAGAGATGCCTTATGAGTGTGGCATATGTGGGAAAGTTTTTAATCATAGCTCTAATCTCATTGTACACCAGAGAGTCCACACTGGAGCACGGCCTTACAAGTGCAGCGAATGTGGGAAAGCCTACAGTCACAAATCCACGCTTGTTCAGCATGAGAGTATCCACACCGGAGAAAGGCCTTAtgagtgcagtgaatgtgggaaataCTTCGGCCACAAATACAGACTCATTAAGCACTGGAGTGTTCATACTGGGGCACGGCCTTATGAGTGCATTGCATGTGGGAAGTTTTTCAGCCAAAGCTCCGATCTTATTGCCCACCAGAGAGTTCACAATGGTGAGAAGCCGTATGTGTGCAGTGAGTGTGGAAAAGCCTTTAGCCACAAACATGTGCTTATGCAGCACCTTAGAATCCACACTGGAGAAAGGCCATATAAATGCAGtgagtgtgggaaagccttcaggcaaagggcttccctcatcAGACATTGGAAGGTTCATGCTGGAGAAAGGCCTTAG
- the LOC138097149 gene encoding zinc finger protein 772-like isoform X1, whose protein sequence is MAAAVLTDPAQGNVTFEDVFVSFSQEEWGLLDEAQRLLYREVMLENFALMASLGCWHGMEEEDEIHFEQSISVKRVSKGMIPKMILSSQKAHPCETSGPILRDVLHVAEHQETRPGQKSYLCVACGKQLWFSANFPLHSQYSGEKPCRRDVHRALLVSSCPVQSLKTPFTTREGCEDFPTSSSMFQQHYPLSKWNPQSDTHCAEVFHSGQKHYECSECGKAFSRKDSLVQHQRVHTGERPYKCSECGKTFSRKPILAQHQRIHTGEMPYECGICGKVFNHSSNLIVHQRVHTGARPYKCSECGKAYSHKSTLVQHESIHTGERPYECSECGKYFGHKYRLIKHWSVHTGARPYECIACGKFFSQSSDLIAHQRVHNGEKPYVCSECGKAFSHKHVLMQHLRIHTGERPYKCSECGKAFRQRASLIRHWKVHAGERP, encoded by the exons GGGAATGTGACCTTTGAGGACGTGTTCGTGTCCTTCTCCCAGGAGGAGTGGGGGCTCCTTGATGAGGCTCAGAGGCTCTTGTACCGCGAAGTGATGCTGGAGAACTTTGCACTGATGGCCTCACTGG GTTGTTGGCATGGAATGGAGGAGGAGGATGAGATCCATTTTGAGCAGAGCATTTCTGTGAAAAGAGTGTCTAAGGGCATGATTCCTAAGATGATTCTGTCTTCCCAGAAGGCCCATCCCTGTGAGACATCTGGCCCAATCTTGAGAGATGTTCTGCACGTGGCTGAGCACCAAGAAACACGTCCTGGGCAGAAATCATACctgtgtgtggcatgtgggaaacAGCTGTGGTTCAGTGCAAACTTCCCCCTCCACAGTCAGTACAGTGGAGAGAAACCCTGCAGGAGGGACGTGCACAGGGCCCTTCTTGTGAGCAGCTGCCCTGTCCAGTCGTTGAAGACACCTTTTACCACGAGGGAGGGTTGTGAGGATTTCCCAACCAGCTCAAGCATGTTTCAGCAGCATTACCCTCTTAGCAAGTGGAACCCACAAAGTGACACCCACTGTGCAGAGGTCTTTCACAGTGGACAAAAGCATTATGAGTGCAGCgaatgtgggaaggccttcagCCGCAAGGACTCACTTGTTCAGCACCAAAGAGTCCACACTGGAGAGAGGCCTTACAAGTGCAGCGAATGTGGGAAAACCTTTAGCCGCAAACCCATACTTGCGCAGCACCAGAGGATCCACACTGGAGAGATGCCTTATGAGTGTGGCATATGTGGGAAAGTTTTTAATCATAGCTCTAATCTCATTGTACACCAGAGAGTCCACACTGGAGCACGGCCTTACAAGTGCAGCGAATGTGGGAAAGCCTACAGTCACAAATCCACGCTTGTTCAGCATGAGAGTATCCACACCGGAGAAAGGCCTTAtgagtgcagtgaatgtgggaaataCTTCGGCCACAAATACAGACTCATTAAGCACTGGAGTGTTCATACTGGGGCACGGCCTTATGAGTGCATTGCATGTGGGAAGTTTTTCAGCCAAAGCTCCGATCTTATTGCCCACCAGAGAGTTCACAATGGTGAGAAGCCGTATGTGTGCAGTGAGTGTGGAAAAGCCTTTAGCCACAAACATGTGCTTATGCAGCACCTTAGAATCCACACTGGAGAAAGGCCATATAAATGCAGtgagtgtgggaaagccttcaggcaaagggcttccctcatcAGACATTGGAAGGTTCATGCTGGAGAAAGGCCTTAG